TGCTGCCGCGGCCGGTACTCGCCTCCAGGCGCACCAGGCCGGTGCCGCGGTCATTGGTGAGCCTGCCGGGGCGCAGGATCGTCCAGTCCAGGCCTGAACGGCCCCGGATGGCCTCCTCGGCCTTGCCCTTGGCGCGCAGGTACGCGTCGATGACCTCGTCCCCGGCGTGGTTCGGGTCGGCCCTCTGGGAGGACACCAGGAGGAACCGCCGGGCACCCGCCCGTTCGGCCGCGTCCGCGAACAGCACTGCCGCGGCACGGTCCACGGTCTCCTTGCGCTCCACCCCGCTGCCCGGTCCGGCGCCCGCCGCGAAGACCGCCGTGTCGGCGCCCTGGAGGTGGCGCGCGACCTCGTCGACCCCGGCCGACTCCAGATCGCACACCGCGGGCTCGGCGCCGGCCGCCAGCAGGTCCTCCGCCTGCGCGGCGTTGCGGATCAGCCCCATGACCTCGTCACCGCGCGCGGAGAGCAACTTCTCCAGCCGCAACGCGATCTGACCGTGTCCACCAGCGATGACAGTACGCATGGTTCCGACCGTACGCCGTTCGGGGCGAGTTCGCCCCACGGCACACTCCGGCGGCCGGGGGAGTGGCCCGAGGCTCCCCACCCGGGCCGGCCCACGTCCAGAGCAGCCGCCCGTCCAGAGCATAGCCGCCCGGAGCAGCCGCCCTGCCCTGCTCGGAGCCTCCCGTCCAGAGCAGCAGCCCCCCACACCAAAGCATCCCCACCCAGAGCAGCCGCCCCTACGCCCCGCCCCACTCCAACCCCCGCGGCCCCCCGCCCTGCCGGGGCAGGCCCAGGGCGATGCTGGCGGCCGAGTCGCAGTACTCGCGTACCGCGCTGGTGCGGGAGACGACTCGGCCCCGATGCACGACTACGCGGCTGTACGCGA
The nucleotide sequence above comes from Streptomyces sp. TS71-3. Encoded proteins:
- a CDS encoding SDR family oxidoreductase; translation: MRTVIAGGHGQIALRLEKLLSARGDEVMGLIRNAAQAEDLLAAGAEPAVCDLESAGVDEVARHLQGADTAVFAAGAGPGSGVERKETVDRAAAVLFADAAERAGARRFLLVSSQRADPNHAGDEVIDAYLRAKGKAEEAIRGRSGLDWTILRPGRLTNDRGTGLVRLEASTGRGSIPRDDVAAVLAELGDSAATAGLTLDLIGGSTPVSVAVKSVAGN